A part of Brachybacterium faecium DSM 4810 genomic DNA contains:
- a CDS encoding TRAP-type C4-dicarboxylate transport system, small permease component (PFAM: Tripartite ATP-independent periplasmic transporters, DctQ component): MTAVRSRTVEVLKGISIVLFVVLVAVVMWQVFTRQVLQAPSGWTTTVSQYLFIWLVLFSVAMVFGERGHVAVDFFARLLPRPAQRATNVLVSLSVLAFAVLGLIWGGIRGMAISWDQMIPGLPVTVGQMYLALPVAGVLIAVFALEDVVRAARGQDMLDTTSAQEDAALASAEHLQADAPLHPGSTPAETDRAKED, translated from the coding sequence ATGACCGCCGTGAGGTCGAGGACCGTCGAGGTCCTGAAGGGGATCAGCATCGTGCTGTTCGTGGTGCTGGTGGCCGTGGTGATGTGGCAGGTGTTCACCCGCCAGGTGCTGCAGGCGCCCAGCGGCTGGACCACCACCGTCTCCCAGTACCTGTTCATCTGGCTGGTGCTGTTCTCCGTCGCGATGGTGTTCGGGGAGCGCGGCCACGTGGCGGTGGACTTCTTCGCCCGCCTGCTGCCCCGCCCCGCCCAGCGGGCCACCAACGTGCTCGTCTCCCTGTCGGTGCTCGCCTTCGCGGTGCTCGGTCTGATCTGGGGCGGGATCCGGGGCATGGCGATCTCCTGGGACCAGATGATCCCTGGCCTCCCGGTCACCGTGGGGCAGATGTATCTGGCCCTGCCCGTCGCCGGGGTGCTCATCGCCGTGTTCGCCCTCGAGGACGTGGTCCGCGCCGCCCGCGGCCAGGACATGCTCGACACGACCAGTGCGCAGGAGGACGCGGCCCTCGCCTCGGCCGAGCACCTGCAGGCGGACGCCCCGCTGCACCCGGGGAGCACCCCCGCCGAGACCGACCGCGCGAAGGAGGACTGA
- a CDS encoding TRAP transporter, DctM subunit (PFAM: DctM-like transporters~TIGRFAM: TRAP transporter, DctM subunit), with amino-acid sequence MDPALLAGVILIAGVIVLIGIGAPIGIAIGMPSILALAAVVGTEQAVFVASQRMFTGASSFTLLAIPFFVLAGSLMNTGGIASRLVDAAKVLVGRMPGSLAQTNVVANAMFSSVSGAAVASAAAMGSTLGPRMRREGYDPNVSAAVNAASAPAGMMIPPSNTLIVYSLVSSTSVATLFMAGYGPGLVWVLACVAVVAIYSRRRPEMRASGDRVPLGLALVTLAKALPAVLMIVVVIGGLLAGLFTATESAVIAVAYSLILGLIYRQLTLKNLPTVIADSARTTAVVMLLVAVSSALSWVLSYATIPQTISAGLLGLAESKTLILLLMMLILLIVGAFMDPTPAILIFTPIFLPIATELGVDPIHFGLMITFNLSLGTITPPVGNILFISAKVGGVRVEPVIKAMIPFFIALLIGLLVVVFIPQISLFLPEALGMMTGVEG; translated from the coding sequence ATGGATCCCGCACTGCTCGCCGGCGTCATCTTGATCGCCGGTGTCATCGTCCTGATCGGGATCGGTGCCCCCATCGGCATCGCCATCGGGATGCCCTCGATCCTCGCGCTCGCCGCGGTGGTGGGCACCGAACAGGCGGTGTTCGTCGCCTCGCAGCGCATGTTCACCGGCGCCAGCTCCTTCACGCTGCTGGCCATCCCGTTCTTCGTGCTCGCGGGCTCGTTGATGAACACCGGCGGGATAGCCTCCCGCCTCGTCGACGCCGCCAAGGTGCTGGTGGGCCGGATGCCCGGCTCCCTCGCGCAGACCAACGTGGTCGCCAACGCGATGTTCAGCTCCGTCTCCGGGGCGGCGGTGGCCTCCGCCGCCGCGATGGGCTCGACCCTCGGCCCGCGCATGCGGCGCGAGGGCTACGACCCGAACGTCTCCGCCGCCGTGAACGCGGCCTCCGCCCCCGCCGGCATGATGATCCCGCCCTCGAACACGCTGATCGTCTACTCGCTGGTCTCCTCGACCTCGGTGGCGACGCTGTTCATGGCCGGGTACGGCCCGGGCCTGGTGTGGGTGCTCGCCTGCGTGGCGGTGGTCGCGATCTACTCCCGTCGTCGGCCCGAGATGCGCGCCTCCGGCGACCGGGTGCCGCTGGGCCTGGCGCTGGTCACCCTCGCCAAGGCGCTGCCCGCGGTGCTGATGATCGTGGTGGTGATCGGCGGCCTGCTGGCCGGCCTCTTCACCGCGACCGAATCCGCGGTGATCGCCGTGGCGTACTCGCTGATCCTCGGGCTCATCTATCGCCAGCTCACCCTGAAGAACCTGCCCACCGTGATCGCGGACTCCGCCCGCACCACGGCGGTGGTGATGCTGCTGGTCGCGGTCTCCTCGGCGCTGAGCTGGGTGCTGAGCTACGCGACGATCCCGCAGACGATCTCGGCGGGGCTGCTGGGCCTGGCGGAGTCCAAGACCCTCATCCTGCTGCTGATGATGCTGATCCTGCTCATCGTGGGCGCCTTCATGGACCCCACCCCCGCGATCCTCATCTTCACGCCGATCTTCCTGCCGATCGCGACGGAGCTCGGGGTCGATCCGATCCACTTCGGGCTGATGATCACCTTCAACCTGTCGCTCGGCACGATCACCCCACCGGTCGGGAACATCCTGTTCATCTCCGCGAAGGTGGGCGGAGTGAGGGTCGAACCGGTCATCAAGGCGATGATCCCCTTCTTCATCGCCCTGCTCATCGGCCTGCTCGTGGTGGTGTTCATCCCGCAGATCTCGCTGTTCCTGCCCGAGGCGCTGGGGATGATGACCGGGGTGGAGGGCTGA
- a CDS encoding metal-dependent hydrolase (PFAM: Endonuclease/Exonuclease/phosphatase family) codes for MRTAETSALKVLTQNIRFHSADTRSGEADHWPERAPVLAHLLREADADVVGAQEVLASQLPVLDEALGATHERLGIGREGGGRGEHNLLFLRRERFEVRDWDQFWLSEQPALIGSVGWDGHCPRIAVWARVLDRASGQEIVLAVTHLDHAGELARARGAELLAARLREAAGAAPLVLMGDFNAAGGQSAAWDVLREAGLEDAHDVAAAHDGQDIGTFPDYGAPEPGGTRIDWILSRGLDVEQYRAWVPQLGGRAASDHATVSARLRPTRP; via the coding sequence ATGCGCACCGCCGAGACGTCCGCTCTGAAGGTCCTCACCCAGAACATCCGCTTCCACAGCGCCGACACCCGCTCGGGCGAGGCCGATCACTGGCCCGAGCGGGCGCCGGTGCTCGCGCACCTGCTGCGCGAGGCCGACGCGGATGTGGTGGGCGCCCAGGAGGTGCTCGCCTCCCAGCTCCCCGTGCTCGACGAGGCGCTGGGCGCGACGCATGAGCGTCTCGGCATCGGCCGGGAGGGCGGCGGGCGCGGCGAGCACAACCTGCTGTTCCTGCGCCGGGAGCGCTTCGAGGTGCGGGACTGGGACCAGTTCTGGCTCTCGGAGCAGCCCGCGCTGATCGGCTCCGTCGGCTGGGACGGGCACTGCCCCCGCATCGCCGTGTGGGCGCGGGTGCTGGACCGGGCGAGCGGGCAGGAGATCGTGCTCGCCGTGACCCATCTGGACCATGCCGGGGAGCTCGCGCGGGCCCGGGGCGCCGAGCTCCTCGCGGCGCGGCTGCGGGAGGCGGCCGGCGCCGCGCCCCTGGTGCTGATGGGCGACTTCAACGCCGCCGGCGGGCAGAGCGCCGCCTGGGACGTGCTGCGCGAGGCCGGGCTCGAGGACGCCCACGACGTCGCCGCCGCGCACGACGGGCAGGACATCGGCACCTTCCCCGACTACGGGGCGCCGGAGCCGGGCGGGACCCGGATCGACTGGATCCTGTCCCGCGGCCTGGACGTGGAGCAGTATCGGGCGTGGGTGCCGCAGCTCGGCGGGCGCGCCGCGAGCGACCACGCGACGGTCTCCGCCCGCCTCCGGCCGACGAGGCCCTGA
- a CDS encoding flavin-dependent oxidoreductase, F420-dependent methylene-tetrahydromethanopterin reductase (PFAM: Luciferase-like monooxygenase), giving the protein MSTPHVPLSILDLVPLSEGQDAREGIEVSMRAAQTADRAGYHRYWYAEHHNTESLASNATSLLIDRAASLTERIRVGSGGIMLPNHSPLAVIEQFGTLVQFHGDRIDLGLGRAPGTDQYTAQLLARTSAEPGAFIAAVEQMRDWSHAEPSGQLPIRAAVAEGTEVPMWILGSTTNGARLAAQLGMPFSVASHFAPFQYLQALQVYRENFTSAGEAAQIEQPHTMVGVNVVIAPTDAEAEHLFTTNMQQFLGIVTGQRMKTQPPRDLAGRYPEHLMQQVEQTLSIRAVGSPTSVVAQLEEIVEATEADELILTANYFDPEHRIRGIEMLAEAWGL; this is encoded by the coding sequence ATGAGCACCCCGCACGTCCCCCTGTCGATCCTCGATCTCGTCCCCCTCAGCGAGGGGCAGGACGCCCGCGAAGGGATCGAGGTGTCGATGCGCGCGGCGCAGACCGCGGACCGCGCCGGCTACCACCGCTACTGGTACGCCGAGCATCACAACACCGAGTCCCTCGCCTCGAACGCGACCAGCCTGCTGATCGACCGGGCCGCCTCCCTCACCGAGCGGATCCGCGTGGGCTCGGGCGGGATCATGCTGCCCAACCACTCCCCCCTCGCCGTCATCGAGCAGTTCGGCACCCTCGTGCAGTTCCACGGCGACCGGATCGACCTGGGCCTGGGGCGCGCACCCGGCACCGACCAGTACACGGCGCAGCTGCTGGCCCGCACCTCCGCGGAGCCGGGCGCGTTCATCGCCGCCGTCGAGCAGATGCGCGACTGGTCCCACGCCGAGCCCAGCGGGCAGCTGCCCATCCGGGCCGCGGTCGCCGAGGGCACCGAGGTGCCGATGTGGATCCTGGGCTCCACCACGAACGGGGCCCGCCTGGCCGCCCAGCTGGGGATGCCGTTCTCGGTCGCCTCCCACTTCGCGCCGTTCCAGTACCTGCAGGCGCTGCAGGTGTACCGGGAGAACTTCACCAGCGCCGGGGAGGCCGCGCAGATCGAGCAGCCCCACACGATGGTGGGCGTCAACGTGGTCATCGCCCCCACCGACGCGGAGGCCGAGCACCTGTTCACCACGAACATGCAGCAGTTCCTCGGCATCGTGACCGGCCAGCGGATGAAGACGCAGCCGCCGCGGGATCTCGCCGGCCGCTACCCCGAGCACCTCATGCAGCAGGTCGAGCAGACCCTCTCGATCCGCGCCGTCGGCTCCCCCACCAGCGTGGTCGCGCAGCTCGAGGAGATCGTCGAGGCCACCGAGGCGGACGAGCTGATCCTCACCGCGAACTACTTCGACCCCGAGCACCGCATCCGGGGCATCGAGATGCTCGCCGAGGCCTGGGGGCTCTGA
- a CDS encoding flavin-dependent oxidoreductase, F420-dependent methylene-tetrahydromethanopterin reductase (PFAM: Luciferase-like monooxygenase) — MRYSLLDRSRTRAGRPEQAALRDSLERAVAAERLGYHRFWAAEHHTVPGIASGAPAVLLAAAGQHTSRIRLGTGGIMLPNHRPLVVAEQMLMLDSLTPGRVDLGLGRSLGFTAPVREALGRSEASPEQFAQEVAEVRHYLEGTAALTARPVAESPPPIFLLATGSGLDTAARLGLPVVLGGPVLGAAELPERLASYRRAFRPHRGSAPNVILSADVLVADTDAEARELALPEVWAMARSRETGEFPPLDSVATIRARALSGRERSRIERGLATTWAGSERTVAARIEEVMERTAADELLVSGSTFDREALAASDRRVAALLG; from the coding sequence ATGAGGTACTCCCTGCTGGACCGCTCCCGCACCCGCGCCGGCCGCCCGGAGCAGGCGGCGCTGCGTGACAGCCTCGAGCGCGCCGTCGCGGCGGAACGGCTGGGCTATCACCGCTTCTGGGCGGCCGAGCACCACACCGTGCCGGGGATCGCGAGCGGTGCCCCGGCCGTGCTGCTCGCCGCGGCCGGCCAGCACACCTCCCGGATCCGCCTGGGCACCGGAGGGATCATGCTCCCCAATCATCGGCCCCTGGTGGTCGCCGAGCAGATGCTCATGCTCGACTCCCTCACCCCGGGGCGGGTGGACCTGGGCCTCGGCCGCTCGCTCGGCTTCACCGCACCGGTGCGGGAGGCGCTGGGGCGCAGCGAGGCGAGCCCCGAGCAGTTCGCGCAGGAGGTCGCCGAGGTGCGCCACTATCTCGAGGGCACGGCGGCGCTCACCGCGCGGCCGGTCGCCGAGAGCCCGCCGCCGATATTCCTGCTCGCCACCGGCTCCGGTCTCGACACCGCCGCGCGGCTCGGGCTCCCCGTGGTGCTCGGCGGTCCCGTGCTCGGCGCCGCGGAGCTGCCCGAACGCCTGGCCTCCTACCGTCGCGCCTTCCGCCCGCACCGCGGCAGCGCACCGAACGTGATCCTCTCGGCCGATGTGCTCGTCGCCGACACCGATGCCGAGGCGAGGGAGCTCGCCCTGCCCGAGGTGTGGGCGATGGCCCGTTCCCGCGAGACCGGCGAGTTCCCGCCGTTGGACTCCGTGGCCACGATCCGGGCCCGCGCGCTGAGCGGCCGCGAGCGCTCCCGGATCGAGCGCGGGCTCGCGACGACCTGGGCGGGCAGCGAGCGCACCGTCGCCGCCCGCATCGAGGAGGTCATGGAGCGCACCGCGGCCGACGAGCTGCTCGTCTCCGGCTCGACCTTCGATCGCGAGGCGCTCGCCGCATCGGATCGGCGCGTGGCGGCGCTGCTGGGGTGA
- a CDS encoding HIT family hydrolase, diadenosine tetraphosphate hydrolase (PFAM: HIT domain), producing the protein MAIMDAETSPFLAVPREEHLAGNDLCFAIRDAHPVSPGHTLIIPWRTVETWFEAAREEWRAALDLMDQVRAALDEELAPDGYNVGFNAGRAAGQTIPHAHLHLIPRSHGDVENPIGGVRHAVVGRGHYDVT; encoded by the coding sequence ATGGCGATCATGGACGCAGAGACCTCACCCTTCCTCGCCGTCCCCCGAGAGGAGCATCTCGCGGGGAACGACCTCTGCTTCGCGATCCGGGATGCCCACCCGGTCTCCCCCGGCCACACGCTGATCATCCCGTGGCGAACGGTGGAGACCTGGTTCGAGGCCGCGCGCGAAGAGTGGAGGGCGGCTCTAGATCTCATGGACCAGGTGAGAGCCGCACTCGACGAGGAGCTTGCACCGGACGGCTACAACGTCGGATTCAATGCCGGACGTGCTGCAGGCCAGACGATCCCCCACGCGCACCTCCACCTCATCCCCCGGTCCCACGGCGACGTGGAGAACCCGATCGGCGGAGTCCGCCACGCCGTAGTGGGACGCGGTCACTACGACGTCACCTGA
- a CDS encoding P-loop ATPase protein family (PFAM: P-loop ATPase protein family) yields the protein MPCSELLLIGGRSGAGKSTAAFALHDLLVRRDVRHAVIEGDALDLAHPSPSEHGLAARNLRVIWANYRSLGYRRLIYTNTVSVLETEALVEAVGDAPKVTAVLLNASDPTAEERLSQRERDESLAVHLERSRRTAALLERRAPSSVHRITTDGLEPSDVARRIAALLDWG from the coding sequence ATGCCATGCTCCGAGCTGCTGCTCATCGGTGGACGGTCGGGTGCCGGGAAATCGACCGCCGCGTTCGCACTCCACGACCTGCTCGTGCGCCGCGACGTCCGCCATGCGGTGATCGAGGGGGACGCCCTCGACCTCGCGCACCCCTCCCCGTCCGAGCACGGGCTCGCCGCTCGCAATCTTCGGGTGATCTGGGCGAACTACCGATCCCTCGGATACCGCCGACTGATCTACACCAACACGGTCTCCGTGCTCGAGACCGAGGCGCTGGTCGAGGCGGTGGGAGATGCTCCGAAGGTCACCGCTGTGCTGCTGAACGCCAGCGACCCGACGGCGGAGGAACGGTTGTCACAGCGGGAGCGCGATGAGTCGCTCGCCGTGCACCTGGAGCGGAGCCGCCGTACCGCCGCACTTCTGGAGCGGCGCGCCCCGAGTTCGGTCCACCGGATCACGACCGACGGCCTCGAGCCCTCCGACGTTGCGCGGCGCATCGCAGCGCTCCTGGACTGGGGCTGA
- a CDS encoding cation diffusion facilitator family transporter (PFAM: Cation efflux family~TIGRFAM: cation diffusion facilitator family transporter), translating to MIAAPDTSPPPAQERVDLRKFAWLSIVAAILTITLKTGAWVMTDSVGLLSDAAESTVNLVAAVVALIALTVAARPATERFLYGRAKAEYFSAAVEGLMIFVAAAVILVTAVERFLNPRPLENLGMGLVIVVLASLINGGVAVVLLRAGKEHNSITLRADGKHLMTDVVTSAGVLLGVALVALTGWERLDALVAFAVGVNIIVTGIGLLGESVSGLLDKALPDEDHDIITEVLRRRTDGTVTFHGLQTREAGQQKYMNVHVLVPDDWTVKRGHDYIEGLEDELRECLPDLTVLTHLEPISDPASYEDIPEQHVPIHGDDHDPTRPPGNPLA from the coding sequence ATGATCGCCGCCCCCGACACCTCTCCCCCTCCCGCGCAGGAGCGGGTCGATCTGCGCAAGTTCGCGTGGCTGTCGATCGTCGCCGCGATCCTCACGATCACGCTGAAGACGGGCGCGTGGGTGATGACAGATTCCGTCGGCCTGCTCTCCGACGCCGCGGAGTCGACCGTGAACCTGGTCGCCGCGGTCGTGGCCCTCATCGCGCTCACCGTCGCCGCACGGCCGGCCACCGAGCGCTTCCTCTACGGCCGCGCGAAGGCGGAGTACTTCTCCGCCGCGGTCGAAGGGCTGATGATCTTCGTGGCCGCCGCGGTCATCCTGGTCACCGCGGTCGAGCGCTTCCTCAACCCGCGCCCGCTCGAGAACCTCGGCATGGGCCTGGTGATCGTGGTGCTCGCCTCGCTGATCAACGGCGGGGTCGCCGTGGTGCTCCTGCGCGCCGGGAAGGAGCACAACTCGATCACCCTGCGGGCCGACGGCAAGCACCTCATGACCGACGTCGTCACGAGCGCCGGCGTGCTGCTGGGGGTGGCCCTGGTGGCGCTGACCGGCTGGGAGCGGCTGGATGCGCTTGTGGCCTTCGCCGTCGGCGTGAACATCATCGTCACCGGCATCGGCCTGCTCGGGGAATCCGTCTCGGGCCTGCTGGACAAGGCGCTGCCGGACGAGGACCACGACATCATCACCGAGGTGCTGCGCCGGCGCACCGACGGCACGGTCACCTTCCACGGCCTGCAGACCCGTGAGGCCGGGCAGCAGAAGTACATGAACGTGCACGTGCTGGTGCCCGACGACTGGACGGTCAAGCGCGGCCACGACTACATCGAGGGCCTCGAGGACGAGCTGCGCGAATGCCTGCCGGACCTCACCGTCCTCACCCACCTCGAGCCGATCTCCGACCCGGCCTCCTACGAGGACATCCCCGAGCAGCACGTGCCGATCCATGGCGACGACCACGACCCGACGCGTCCGCCGGGGAATCCGCTCGCCTGA
- a CDS encoding predicted transcriptional regulator (PFAM: Bacterial regulatory protein, arsR family) has product MSTPASPDGPAAPTPPQLAAAANTFAMLASPARLHLVTLMSGGRFDVGTLAEKVGLSLPTTSQHLSKLRLAGIVSARRAGRHSYYTVEDPHVLSLVEQIFEHIAPDGSLAPDPPAKDPHA; this is encoded by the coding sequence ATGAGCACCCCGGCGAGCCCCGACGGCCCGGCGGCACCGACCCCGCCGCAGCTCGCGGCCGCGGCGAACACCTTCGCGATGCTCGCGAGCCCCGCCCGGCTGCACCTCGTGACCCTCATGAGCGGCGGCCGCTTCGACGTCGGCACCCTCGCCGAGAAGGTGGGGCTGAGCCTGCCCACCACGAGCCAGCACCTCAGCAAGCTGCGCCTGGCCGGCATCGTCTCGGCGCGCCGCGCCGGCCGCCACAGCTACTACACGGTCGAGGATCCGCACGTGCTCTCCCTCGTCGAGCAGATCTTCGAGCACATCGCGCCCGACGGCTCGCTCGCCCCCGATCCCCCTGCCAAGGACCCTCACGCATGA
- a CDS encoding DNA/RNA helicase, superfamily II (PFAM: DEAD/DEAH box helicase; Helicase conserved C-terminal domain), whose amino-acid sequence MTTPDFARLGVPSVLTGALAPLGITEPTPIQAATLPDSLSGRDVLGRGRTGSGKTYAFLLPLVARLLEQPRKRAARRPRSLVLAPTRELASQLAESLKPLEAAAGLRSAVVFGGVGQNPQVNALARGIDVLIACPGRLLDLMGQGHADLSAIEITVIDEADHMADMGFLPMVRRILEATPSRGQRMLFSATLDSGVNKLVKQFLHEPVTHSADPATSPVGTMEHHVLEVDAAARFDVLRDLAAAPGRTIMFTRTKYGAKNLARKLAARGVDAVDLHGNLSQNARTRNLEAFGSGTATTMVCTDIAARGIHVDEVAIVVHADPPVEHKAYLHRSGRTARAGESGTVITVQTPDQKRDVSDLMRKAGIRPTHHASVTSSSPVLHTLAPGERVQTHEPRQPEAPLDQARLNGERRGRGRSGGQGGQGGRGRGGSGEGRGRGGQGRGGQGGQGRGGQGGQGRSGRSGGPRRESTPARYSTSSEGSRGGNSAGGLASFSSGRR is encoded by the coding sequence GTGACCACCCCTGACTTCGCACGCCTCGGCGTGCCGTCCGTCCTGACCGGCGCCCTCGCGCCGCTGGGCATCACCGAGCCCACCCCGATCCAGGCCGCCACGCTGCCGGACTCGCTGTCCGGCCGGGATGTGCTGGGCCGGGGCCGCACCGGCTCGGGCAAGACCTACGCCTTCCTCCTGCCGCTGGTGGCCCGCCTGCTCGAGCAGCCGCGCAAGCGCGCCGCGCGCCGGCCCCGCTCCCTGGTGCTGGCCCCCACCCGCGAGCTCGCCTCCCAGCTGGCCGAGTCGCTCAAGCCCCTCGAGGCGGCCGCCGGCCTGCGCAGCGCCGTCGTGTTCGGCGGGGTCGGCCAGAACCCGCAGGTCAATGCTCTGGCACGCGGGATCGACGTGCTCATCGCCTGCCCCGGCCGCCTGCTGGACCTGATGGGCCAGGGCCATGCCGATCTCAGCGCGATCGAGATCACCGTCATCGACGAGGCCGATCACATGGCCGACATGGGCTTCCTGCCGATGGTGCGCCGCATCCTCGAGGCCACCCCCTCGCGCGGCCAGCGGATGCTCTTCTCCGCGACCCTCGACTCGGGCGTGAACAAGCTGGTCAAGCAGTTCCTCCACGAGCCGGTCACCCATTCGGCGGATCCCGCGACGAGCCCGGTGGGGACCATGGAGCACCACGTGCTCGAGGTCGACGCCGCCGCCCGCTTCGACGTGCTGCGCGACCTGGCCGCCGCGCCGGGGCGCACCATCATGTTCACCCGCACCAAGTACGGCGCGAAGAACCTCGCCCGCAAGCTCGCCGCCCGCGGGGTGGATGCCGTGGACCTGCACGGCAACCTCTCGCAGAACGCGCGCACCCGGAACCTCGAGGCCTTCGGCTCCGGCACCGCCACGACGATGGTCTGCACCGATATCGCCGCGCGCGGCATCCATGTCGACGAGGTGGCGATCGTGGTCCACGCGGACCCGCCCGTCGAGCACAAGGCCTACCTGCACCGTTCGGGCCGCACCGCCCGCGCCGGCGAGTCGGGCACCGTCATCACGGTGCAGACCCCGGATCAGAAGCGGGACGTCAGCGATCTGATGCGCAAGGCCGGGATCCGGCCCACGCACCACGCCTCGGTCACCTCGAGCAGCCCGGTGCTGCACACGCTCGCCCCCGGTGAGCGCGTCCAGACCCATGAGCCGCGCCAGCCCGAGGCCCCGCTGGACCAGGCCCGCCTGAACGGCGAGCGCCGCGGGCGGGGACGCTCCGGCGGCCAGGGCGGTCAGGGCGGCCGCGGTCGCGGCGGATCCGGCGAGGGTCGCGGTCGCGGCGGCCAGGGCCGCGGCGGCCAGGGCGGTCAGGGGCGCGGCGGTCAGGGCGGCCAGGGCCGTTCCGGTCGCAGCGGCGGCCCCCGTCGCGAGAGCACCCCGGCGCGCTACTCCACGAGCTCCGAGGGGTCCCGCGGCGGGAACAGCGCGGGCGGCCTGGCCTCCTTCTCCTCCGGACGCCGCTGA